In the genome of Rhodamnia argentea isolate NSW1041297 chromosome 3, ASM2092103v1, whole genome shotgun sequence, one region contains:
- the LOC115756378 gene encoding protein GRAVITROPIC IN THE LIGHT 1, which translates to MPDVNGAAASKPPQISDMFQKFALAFKARTFEFFADDEEEASLAAAAGDSSDGFALLDSAEEVITGQRVVVIKPDSCRAAAPAAAQSRSPEANLSSGETLGRELERACGLSPEPTRLTTEPWGGGGKEPEVTGLGQNRDVSWHSGGLPVVESRGINKSSEGAQRRGVDARTMETLISSVFGTVSSFEASYVQLQTAQVPFVEDSVKAADKALVSHLQRLSDIKQFYRELRRNSDLVDDLQNVSSLEARVQENQSKLRILGTISNRLQSEIDRKHNEVHCLRNQLGEIQKRNLKLSKRLSDRLSSSCEVSLCITVFDSVLRDACRATHRFTKILIGLMRKAGWNLNLAADSLYGDVEYEKKGHDCFAFLSYVCLVMFRGFDLESFYFGDDHGVGSNGHVLSGTSSMKKLLEHVSSNPMEVISMDPDSEFARFCEKKYQELIRPSMESSVFSNLDGNEAVLSSWRSLSVFYKSFVEMASSIWTLHKLAFSFDPAVEIFQVERGVEYSLVYMEDVMKRCPAPCKVKPRVGFTVVPGFKIGKTIVQCKVYLSGLKCEG; encoded by the coding sequence atgccGGACGTAAATGGCGCCGCTGCTTCCAAGCCGCCGCAGATCTCGGACATGTTCCAGAAGTTCGCCCTCGCCTTCAAGGCCAGGACCTTCGAGTTCTTCGCCGACGACGAGGAGGAGGCGTCgctggccgccgccgccggcgacTCTTCCGACGGGTTCGCCCTGCTCGACTCCGCCGAGGAGGTCATCACCGGCCAGAGGGTCGTCGTCATCAAGCCCGATAGCTGCAGAGCCGCTGCCCCGGCGGCAGCTCAGTCGCGGTCCCCGGAGGCCAACCTCTCGTCGGGGGAAACCCTAGGCCGAGAGCTCGAGCGGGCTTGCGGTTTGTCTCCGGAGCCGACGCGATTGACGACCGAGCCGTGGGGCGGAGGAGGGAAGGAGCCGGAAGTGACGGGTTTAGGGCAAAATCGCGATGTTTCCTGGCATTCGGGAGGTTTGCCCGTTGTGGAGTCGAGAGGGATTAACAAATCGAGCGAGGGGGCTCAGAGAAGAGGTGTCGATGCGAGGACGATGGAGACTTTGATCTCTTCGGTGTTCGGGACCGTTTCTTCCTTCGAAGCTTCATACGTACAATTGCAAACTGCGCAAGTGCCGTTCGTCGAGGACAGCGTGAAGGCTGCGGATAAAGCGCTTGTTTCTCATCTCCAGAGATTGTCTGACATCAAGCAATTCTACAGGGAATTACGCAGGAACTCTGATTTAGTTGATGATTTGCAGAACGTGTCGAGCTTGGAAGCTCGGGTACAAGAGAATCAGAGCAAGCTCAGGATTCTCGGAACGATTTCGAACAGGTTGCAATCGGAGATCGACCGGAAGCATAACGAAGTGCACTGTTTGAGGAATCAGTTGGGCGAGATTCAGAAGCGCAATTTGAAGCTGTCGAAGAGGTTGTCGGACAGGTTGAGTTCATCTTGTGAGGTTTCCTTGTGTATCACTGTTTTCGATTCTGTTTTACGTGATGCTTGTAGAGCTACGCATAGGTTTACTAAGATCTTGATTGGTTTGATGAGAAAGGCTGGGTGGAATCTGAATCTGGCAGCTGATTCGTTGTATGGTGATGTTGAGTATGAGAAGAAGGGTCACGACTGCTTTGCGTTTTTGTCGTATGTCTGTTTGGTGATGTTTCGAGGTTTTGACTTGGAAAGCTTCTATTTTGGTGATGATCATGGAGTTGGGAGTAATGGCCATGTGTTGAGCGGTACTAGCTCTATGAAGAAATTGCTCGAACATGTGTCGAGTAACCCAATGGAGGTGATAAGCATGGACCCCGATAGCGAGTTTGCTAGATTCTGTGAGAAGAAGTATCAAGAGCTTATCCGCCCATCCATGGAATCTTCAGTCTTCAGTAATCTAGATGGCAATGAAGCTGTTTTGAGTTCATGGAGGTCTTTGAGTGTATTTTACAAGTCATTTGTTGAGATGGCGAGTTCTATATGGACCCTACATAAGTTGGCCTTTTCGTTTGATCCGGCAGTTGAAATCTTCCAAGTGGAGAGGGGCGTGGAATATAGTCTTGTGTACATGGAAGATGTCATGAAGAGATGTCCTGCACCATGTAAAGTGAAGCCAAGAGTTGGATTCACCGTGGTTCCGGGCTTTAAAATCGGGAAGACGATTGTGCAGTGCAAGGTGTACCTATCTGGGCTTAAATGTGAAGGCTAG
- the LOC115732006 gene encoding uncharacterized protein LOC115732006, with amino-acid sequence MGDFTVQMSNELVDRLLDNDEKLKRKTRKIKPRLPKEPQHSHSKVNQKQPSIDSTGLPIQPPFFLPVSPPAHSAKAELDAIRSVLKESESVVERLQKQEENVLREVTERAKELRDKEFKLPYQKPMPCLAENNACLECYKEHAKDPLKCAHLVRSFADCARRARQQVSTAGKQT; translated from the coding sequence ATGGGGGATTTTACGGTTCAAATGAGTAATGAACTTGTAGATCGACTTCTTGACAATGATGAgaagttgaaaagaaaaacaagaaaaataaaaccaagGTTACCAAAAGAGCCTCAACATTCCCACAGTAAGGTGAATCAGAAGCAACCATCTATTGATTCCACTGGATTGCCAATTCAGCCTCCATTTTTCCTTCCTGTTAGCCCTCCTGCACATTCTGCAAAGGCAGAGTTGGATGCTATTCGATCGGTTCTTAAAGAGAGCGAGAGCGTCGTCGAGAGGCTGCAGAAGCAGGAGGAGAACGTGCTCCGCGAGGTAACTGAAAGAGCCAAGGAACTTCGTGATAAGGAGTTCAAGCTTCCGTACCAGAAGCCAATGCCTTGTTTGGCCGAGAACAATGCTTGCTTGGAGTGCTACAAGGAGCATGCTAAGGACCCTTTGAAATGTGCTCATCTAGTAAGAAGTTTCGCGGATTGTGCTCGAAGAGCGAGGCAGCAAGTGAGTACCGCGGGTAAGCAGACGTAA